In Deltaproteobacteria bacterium, the genomic window ACCGTCGACGAGGGCGCGCTTCGGTGCGACGCGTGCCGGCTTTCGTACCGCGTCGACGACGGCATACCCATCCTGCTGATCGACGAGGCGACGCCGTATGAATGACGCCGGGA contains:
- a CDS encoding Trm112 family protein, with product MAMDRELLEILACPKCKGELQLTVDEGALRCDACRLSYRVDDGIPILLIDEATPYE